Proteins co-encoded in one Cytobacillus sp. NJ13 genomic window:
- the argC gene encoding N-acetyl-gamma-glutamyl-phosphate reductase produces MNVSIIGTTGYGGAELLRILKQHPEFNIKSIHSTKEDLPIWNEYPHLYEIIDEKLQGIDSGQIADQSDIVFLATPSGVSGKLAENFSGKNIKVIDLSGDLRIPAQAYQEWYKHAPANQSLVEKAVYGLPEWHHDEIATAEIISNPGCYPTAALLSLAPVVKENLIKQDSVVVDAKSGVSGAGRGLSRTTSYAEANENLRVYKVNQHQHTPEIEQQLIKWNSALKPITFTTHLLPITRGIMTTSYVQLTKEYTSSQILELYQSVYEKQPFIRIRPENSFPSVKEVAGSNFCDIGVHVDSRTGRLTIVSVIDNLMKGAAGQAVQNANIMSGLDEAAGLGFVPLYP; encoded by the coding sequence AACGTTTCAATTATCGGAACTACCGGATATGGGGGTGCGGAATTGCTCCGTATCCTAAAGCAGCATCCGGAATTTAACATTAAATCGATCCATTCAACGAAAGAAGATCTCCCCATTTGGAATGAATATCCCCATCTATATGAAATCATTGACGAGAAATTACAGGGGATTGATTCAGGCCAAATAGCAGACCAGTCTGATATTGTTTTTCTGGCAACGCCATCTGGAGTATCAGGGAAACTTGCTGAAAATTTTTCAGGCAAGAATATAAAGGTAATTGACCTTTCCGGTGATCTTCGAATCCCTGCTCAAGCTTATCAGGAGTGGTATAAACACGCTCCTGCAAACCAATCTCTTGTAGAAAAAGCAGTATATGGGCTTCCTGAGTGGCATCATGACGAAATAGCAACCGCAGAAATCATATCTAATCCTGGGTGCTATCCAACAGCTGCTCTGCTAAGTCTTGCACCAGTTGTAAAAGAAAATTTAATAAAACAAGATAGTGTTGTTGTCGATGCAAAATCCGGGGTGTCCGGGGCAGGAAGGGGACTTTCAAGAACAACAAGCTATGCAGAAGCAAATGAAAACCTGCGGGTTTATAAGGTAAATCAGCATCAGCATACACCAGAGATCGAGCAGCAGCTGATAAAATGGAATTCCGCCTTAAAGCCGATCACATTCACGACCCATCTTCTTCCTATAACAAGAGGCATTATGACAACCAGCTATGTTCAGCTGACAAAAGAATACACTTCTTCTCAAATTCTTGAACTTTATCAATCAGTCTATGAAAAGCAGCCATTTATTCGAATTCGTCCCGAAAATTCATTCCCTTCCGTCAAAGAGGTCGCAGGCTCTAATTTTTGCGACATAGGTGTCCATGTGGATTCAAGAACTGGCAGACTGACAATAGTTTCAGTGATTGATAATTTAATGAAGGGTGCTGCCGGGCAGGCTGTACAAAATGCCAATATAATGAGCGGATTGGATGAAGCAGCAGGTCTCGGATTTGTTCCGCTCTATCCATAA